The Schistocerca americana isolate TAMUIC-IGC-003095 chromosome 5, iqSchAmer2.1, whole genome shotgun sequence genome includes a window with the following:
- the LOC124616666 gene encoding piggyBac transposable element-derived protein 4-like: protein MFRRGLSDAEIADLINHSDTLDNVESDSDDSECNGVFEEDEIDDSLSSDEDENDVEGVASNPAAVPYPKDSEWTAVDTYRPLPVNTTPRQILVDIDESSSVLDCSKVFLTDSDVNELKRQTNLYASQTIQKKRRGNNLKPHSVLSSWKPVTISEMRRFLGIIFHMCVSKKPKIADHWSTNPVLSCNFCPHVMSRLRFTQILSCLHLVDNSNQKKPGEDGFHPLYKVLPYYNNLKERCIQAYRPSEKVTIDEGICPFRGRVSFRVYMQNKPHKYGLKVYAVAEASSGYVVNFEVYAGKHIVDNSSSAVILRLLSDSSLLNKGHTVYLDRFYSSPELFQQLAEKGTGAVGTVNKSRKGLPKDLVSAKLKKGEMSFRRKDNVLAMKWKDKRDVYTLSTRHQATFGTHTKRNGSVVLKPLQVLDYNLNKIGVDIGDQRLQYNPFQHRTVKWWRKLYFHLLLMGVSNAFWLYNAVHRKKITITDFITVLAVQLVEDDTLEFIPRNEGTTFTSGKDEIGLIVLGSDKTQNPLGYPNVSVEFPLALPTWQMISFVEKALHESEIKTDWIDGVVVGMQVLKDELECLEENKRSRKCLNDNRWPHVDKTAGCLAEGRA, encoded by the exons atgtttcggcgcggtttatcagacgcagaaattgcggatttgatcaatcatagcgacactctggataatgtagagagtgattcagacgattctgaatgcaatggtgtgtttgaag aagacgagattgatgacagtttgtcttcagatgaagacgagaatgatgttgaaggtgttgcttcaaatccagcagctgtgccgtatccgaaagacagtgagtggactgcagttgacacctaccgacctctgcctgtcaacacgacacccaggcagatactagtggatattgatgagtcgagttctgtactggattgcagtaaagtgttccttactgacagtgacgtaaatgaactcaagagacagacaaatttgtatgcatcacagacaatacagaagaaaagaagaggaaataatctgaagccccattcagttttgagttcgtggaagccagtgactataagtgagatgaggcgtttcttgggtattattttccacatgtgtgtttcgaaaaagcccaaaattgcggaccattggagcactaatcctgttcttagttgtaacttttgtccccatgtcatgagccgtttgcgtttcactcagatactgtcatgcttgcatcttgttgacaattcaaatcagaaaaaaccaggcgaagatggatttcatccactttacaaagttttgccatattataataatttgaaggagcgatgtatccaggcatatcgtccctcagaaaaagtgacaattgatgaaggaatttgcccatttcgaggtcgtgtgagtttccgtgtttacatgcaaaataagcctcataagtatggactgaaagtatatgctgttgctgaagccagtagtggctatgttgtaaattttgaagtttatgctggtaagcatattgttgacaattcttcgtctgcggttattttgcgattgttgtctgacagcagcttgctgaacaaaggccacactgtgtatttagatcgattttattccagtccagagctatttcagcaactggcagagaaaggcactggagctgttggtactgtgaacaaatccaggaaaggattgcctaaagatttagtatctgctaagctgaaaaagggcgaaatgtcttttcggcgtaaagataatgtattggcaatgaagtggaaagataagagagatgtgtatacattgtctacaaggcatcaagcaacatttggtacgcatactaagagaaatgggtctgtagtattgaaaccacttcaggtacttgattacaacctcaataaaattggagtggatattggagaccaacgcctgcagtacaatccgttccagcacagaactgtgaaatggtggcgaaaattatatttccatttgctgcttatgggagtatcaaatgcattttggctgtacaatgcagtgcacaggaagaaaattacaataacagactttataacagtgcttgcagttcagcttgttgaagacgacacacttgaattcattccaagaaatgaaggaact acatttaccagtggtaaagatgaaattgggttgattgtacttggttctgacaagacacagaatccacttggttacccaaatgtgagtgtggaatttcctcttgcactgcctacatggcagatgatatcctttgtggagaaagctttacatgaaagtgaaataaaaacagattggatagatggtgttgttgttggcatgcaagtcttgaaagatgagctaga